One Maribacter dokdonensis DSW-8 genomic region harbors:
- a CDS encoding RNA polymerase sigma factor — MGQEPSICEEQVYNQVYRTHAESLRNYLYYKFGDMQRAEDIVHDSFVKLWSKCSAVLYNRVAGFLYKMARNLMIDTLRNKKVALKFERGLVLEQENEDPYFKLRTKEFRLKLETVISNLPEKQREAFLMNRIDKLTYKEIALRLEVSETAIEKRISKALIKLNNISEIKDFSI, encoded by the coding sequence ATGGGGCAAGAACCATCTATTTGTGAAGAGCAGGTTTACAATCAAGTGTATAGAACCCATGCAGAAAGTTTACGTAATTACCTGTATTACAAATTTGGGGATATGCAACGTGCAGAGGATATTGTGCATGATTCATTCGTGAAATTGTGGTCTAAATGTAGTGCCGTACTTTACAATAGGGTAGCTGGTTTTTTATATAAAATGGCAAGAAACCTTATGATAGATACGCTCCGTAATAAAAAAGTAGCATTAAAATTTGAAAGGGGTTTAGTGCTTGAACAAGAGAATGAAGATCCTTATTTTAAACTTAGAACCAAAGAGTTTAGGTTAAAGCTTGAAACTGTTATATCTAATCTGCCAGAAAAGCAAAGAGAAGCTTTTTTAATGAACAGGATAGATAAATTAACCTATAAAGAAATTGCATTAAGATTAGAAGTTAGTGAAACAGCAATTGAGAAACGCATTTCAAAAGCCTTGATAAAATTGAACAATATTTCAGAAATTAAAGATTTTTCAATTTAA
- a CDS encoding response regulator: protein MKLELVIVDDSHLWLSLAEKLAASHPLVGKITTFEDSYDAWVHIQINKPQFVISDIEMPGMNGLSFLEMFSDRLPFISTSTKQEFEVVAKELGCIDFVAKPFTKSDIHNAIDEVYSHMFGEKVSNYK, encoded by the coding sequence ATGAAACTCGAACTAGTTATTGTAGATGACTCTCATCTTTGGTTGTCCTTGGCTGAAAAGTTGGCTGCAAGCCACCCTTTAGTAGGTAAAATAACCACTTTTGAAGATTCTTATGATGCATGGGTACATATACAGATCAACAAACCTCAGTTTGTAATTTCAGATATAGAAATGCCTGGTATGAACGGACTCTCATTTTTAGAAATGTTCAGTGATAGGTTGCCCTTTATATCAACCTCAACCAAACAAGAATTTGAAGTAGTGGCAAAAGAGCTTGGTTGTATAGATTTTGTAGCAAAACCTTTTACAAAATCAGATATTCATAATGCAATTGATGAGGTTTATAGCCACATGTTTGGCGAAAAAGTAAGTAATTATAAGTAG
- a CDS encoding Fur family transcriptional regulator, protein MGVIRKTKAVEVLLNEFSTGSVAISAKTLIEQLGDTFNKTTIYRVLDKLEDDGVLHSFLGKDGLKWYAKCNGCTSKEHKDVHPHFQCLQCGKVDCLPVHVSLPEIPNRKIEISQLLIQGKCEACFV, encoded by the coding sequence ATGGGAGTAATTAGAAAAACAAAGGCTGTTGAGGTTTTACTTAATGAGTTTAGCACAGGCTCAGTGGCCATTTCTGCAAAAACTTTAATTGAGCAGTTAGGAGATACGTTCAATAAAACCACTATTTATCGTGTATTGGATAAGTTGGAAGATGATGGAGTTCTACACTCCTTTTTAGGGAAAGATGGATTAAAATGGTATGCAAAATGCAACGGCTGTACCTCTAAAGAACATAAAGATGTTCATCCACATTTTCAATGTTTACAATGTGGTAAGGTAGATTGTTTGCCCGTACATGTATCACTTCCCGAAATTCCAAACAGAAAAATAGAGATATCACAATTATTGATACAAGGTAAGTGCGAAGCATGTTTTGTTTAA
- a CDS encoding MerC domain-containing protein, with protein sequence MLLIKQKSDILGTFASSLCLIHCIATPFLFLAQASAATFHSGPPVWWKSLDYVFLAISFLAIFWSTKNTTVKWIKPMLWLSWSVLAVIILNEKLDLFPIPEFAIYIPAIALVTLHLYNRNHCKCATDNCCIHEE encoded by the coding sequence ATGCTATTAATTAAACAAAAATCTGACATTTTAGGAACTTTTGCCAGTTCCTTATGTCTTATTCATTGTATTGCCACTCCATTTCTATTTCTGGCTCAAGCTAGCGCAGCAACCTTTCACAGTGGTCCGCCTGTGTGGTGGAAATCTTTAGATTACGTGTTCTTGGCTATTTCATTTCTTGCCATATTTTGGTCAACAAAAAACACAACAGTAAAATGGATAAAACCAATGCTTTGGTTAAGTTGGTCTGTACTGGCGGTAATAATTCTAAATGAAAAATTAGACCTTTTCCCAATACCAGAATTTGCTATTTATATTCCTGCTATTGCATTAGTTACATTGCATTTGTATAATAGAAATCATTGTAAATGCGCTACGGATAATTGTTGTATACATGAAGAATAA
- the folE gene encoding GTP cyclohydrolase I FolE, whose amino-acid sequence MKNKEQIEIVGDNHFSSSIETPLRTDAFAKSDDEKIENIQHHFAKIMEELGLDLTDDSLSGTPYRFAKMYVKELFYGLNPKNKPKLSVFENKYEYKKMLIEQNITIDSSCEHHFLPITGHANIAYIPKDKVIGLSKINRLVDYYARRPQVQERLVLQILNDLQEALGTEDVIVSVTAKHLCVSSRGIKDQSSFTTTLEFGGRFSETDIRNEFLKIIGQEKI is encoded by the coding sequence ATGAAGAATAAAGAACAAATAGAGATAGTAGGGGATAACCACTTTTCCTCAAGCATAGAAACCCCGTTAAGAACTGATGCTTTTGCTAAAAGCGATGATGAAAAAATAGAAAACATTCAGCATCATTTTGCCAAAATCATGGAAGAGCTAGGTTTAGATTTAACCGATGATAGTTTATCCGGTACGCCATACCGTTTCGCAAAAATGTATGTAAAAGAATTGTTTTATGGTTTAAACCCAAAAAACAAACCGAAGCTTTCGGTTTTTGAAAATAAGTATGAATACAAGAAAATGCTTATTGAGCAAAACATCACTATAGATTCATCTTGCGAGCATCATTTTTTACCCATTACCGGGCATGCAAATATTGCATACATACCAAAAGATAAAGTTATTGGTTTGTCAAAAATCAATCGCTTAGTAGATTATTATGCTCGTCGTCCTCAGGTTCAAGAAAGACTGGTTCTTCAAATCTTAAACGACCTGCAAGAAGCATTGGGTACTGAAGACGTTATTGTTTCAGTAACCGCCAAGCACCTTTGTGTATCTTCTAGAGGAATTAAAGACCAGAGCAGTTTTACCACAACCTTAGAGTTTGGCGGTCGTTTTTCAGAGACCGATATACGTAATGAGTTTTTAAAAATTATTGGACAGGAAAAGATATAG